The following proteins are encoded in a genomic region of Nocardioides renjunii:
- a CDS encoding MarR family winged helix-turn-helix transcriptional regulator, with translation MACLMSTGRARNPVQGRTNTVALLREAYVVLNRRAFERLAERGHGDIRPPHAVVFQHVDDEGSSVASLAKRAQVTKQAMAEVVAYLEGHGYVTREPDPSDRRAKLVILTPRGRQVFDVLSELVPEIERDIADLLGEPRAAALKDDLERLRGSVPGDE, from the coding sequence GTGGCTTGTCTGATGTCAACGGGTAGGGCACGTAATCCCGTGCAGGGACGCACCAACACCGTTGCGCTGCTGCGCGAGGCCTACGTGGTGCTCAACCGACGAGCGTTCGAGCGTCTCGCCGAGCGCGGGCACGGGGACATCCGTCCGCCACACGCCGTCGTCTTCCAGCACGTCGACGACGAGGGGTCCTCGGTCGCGAGCCTCGCGAAGCGCGCTCAGGTGACCAAGCAGGCGATGGCCGAGGTCGTGGCCTACCTCGAAGGACACGGGTACGTGACCCGCGAGCCGGATCCTTCCGACCGCCGCGCCAAGCTCGTCATCCTCACCCCCAGGGGACGTCAGGTCTTCGACGTGCTCAGCGAGCTGGTGCCGGAGATCGAGAGGGACATCGCGGATCTGCTGGGCGAGCCCCGAGCGGCGGCCCTCAAGGACGACCTCGAACGGTTGCGCGGGTCCGTCCCAGGCGATGAATGA
- a CDS encoding linear amide C-N hydrolase codes for MCTRILWNTTDVAVLAARTMDWPDSTAPVLTVLPRGMERRGGEVAGTSVVGEVGAMWTSRYGSVVTTMYGVGTADGVNEHGLAAHLLYLADTNFGDRDESRPGVHAGLWPQYLLDNAATVTEALALMAGVQVVMMEAEGHKATVHLALEDATGDSAIIEYLDGERFIHHDRDHIVLTNEPPYAEQRRLLAQQDFSAPSDTTPLAGNVDPVARFQRAAYFTGLLPPPSSERQAVAGVLAVARNVSIPFGAPYEGFGLYNTEYRTVVDLTNRRYFFELSTSPNVVWIDLDNLDFAPGRPTLLLDPDDISLSGEISASLTPGPAPF; via the coding sequence ATGTGCACTCGGATCCTGTGGAACACCACCGACGTGGCCGTCCTGGCCGCTCGGACCATGGACTGGCCCGACAGCACCGCCCCCGTGCTCACAGTCCTGCCCCGCGGCATGGAGCGGCGGGGCGGCGAGGTGGCCGGCACCTCGGTGGTGGGGGAAGTCGGTGCCATGTGGACGTCGCGCTACGGCAGCGTCGTGACGACCATGTACGGCGTCGGCACTGCGGATGGGGTCAACGAACACGGACTCGCAGCCCATCTTCTGTACCTCGCTGACACGAACTTCGGAGACCGTGACGAGTCGCGCCCAGGTGTCCATGCCGGGTTGTGGCCTCAGTACCTGCTCGACAACGCGGCCACGGTCACCGAAGCACTCGCTCTCATGGCCGGCGTTCAGGTGGTGATGATGGAGGCGGAGGGACACAAGGCGACGGTGCACCTGGCCCTGGAGGACGCAACCGGGGACTCAGCCATCATCGAGTACCTCGACGGCGAACGATTCATCCATCACGACCGCGACCACATCGTGCTGACGAACGAGCCGCCCTATGCCGAGCAGCGAAGACTGCTCGCACAACAGGACTTCAGCGCTCCCAGCGACACCACGCCCCTGGCCGGCAACGTCGACCCGGTTGCTCGCTTCCAGCGTGCGGCGTACTTCACCGGGCTGCTGCCGCCGCCGTCGAGCGAGCGTCAAGCTGTCGCCGGGGTCCTCGCCGTGGCACGGAATGTGTCAATCCCGTTCGGTGCCCCCTATGAGGGCTTCGGTCTGTACAACACCGAGTACCGCACGGTGGTGGACCTAACTAACCGACGCTACTTCTTCGAGCTGTCCACCAGCCCGAACGTCGTGTGGATCGACCTCGACAACCTCGACTTCGCACCCGGTCGGCCGACGCTGTTGCTGGACCCAGACGACATCTCCCTCTCCGGTGAGATCAGCGCGTCGTTGACGCCGGGTCCCGCCCCGTTCTGA
- a CDS encoding YdeI/OmpD-associated family protein produces the protein MTWGRHVYVVLFLDARLDRAAAEERTRRVEGRVDGVEVNLGINKADVAHAPFLYVGTALRRRLGAQAGDVVGCRLRPADPDHVPVPDDVRTALETGDRQQAFDNLRPAERRRLLQPVDDAAQPATRQRRIAALVRSLPTP, from the coding sequence ATGACGTGGGGCCGCCACGTCTACGTCGTCCTGTTCCTCGACGCGCGGCTGGACAGAGCCGCCGCGGAGGAACGAACGAGGCGCGTCGAGGGCCGTGTCGACGGGGTCGAGGTCAACCTGGGCATCAACAAGGCCGATGTGGCGCACGCACCATTCCTCTACGTCGGCACCGCTCTGCGGCGGCGGCTGGGGGCACAGGCCGGCGACGTCGTGGGGTGTCGGTTGCGACCGGCCGACCCCGACCACGTTCCAGTGCCTGACGACGTCAGGACCGCCCTCGAAACCGGTGACAGGCAGCAGGCCTTCGACAACCTCCGCCCCGCCGAACGCCGACGTCTCCTGCAACCGGTCGACGACGCTGCCCAACCAGCAACACGACAACGGCGCATCGCAGCACTCGTCAGGTCGTTGCCCACCCCGTGA
- a CDS encoding YciI family protein: MSMTKYAILIYDDPAGYETMSPEAWAAVIDAHSAFVKGVFELGGSLAGGEALAATRTATSIRGGSTVTDGPFVETKEALGGFYVVEARDLDHALEMAKLCPAPFGGVEVRPIVDPTQANPF; the protein is encoded by the coding sequence ATGAGCATGACCAAGTACGCGATCCTCATCTACGACGACCCGGCCGGCTACGAGACCATGTCGCCCGAGGCGTGGGCCGCGGTCATCGACGCGCACAGCGCGTTCGTGAAGGGGGTCTTCGAGCTCGGCGGGTCCCTAGCGGGCGGGGAGGCGCTCGCGGCGACGAGGACGGCTACCTCCATCAGGGGTGGCAGCACCGTGACTGACGGCCCGTTCGTCGAGACCAAGGAGGCGCTCGGCGGCTTCTACGTCGTTGAGGCGCGCGACCTCGACCACGCCCTCGAGATGGCGAAGCTCTGCCCGGCCCCGTTCGGTGGCGTCGAGGTGCGCCCCATCGTGGACCCGACGCAGGCCAACCCCTTCTGA
- a CDS encoding RNA polymerase sigma factor has product MKADAVAAALTEAHRSEWAFVLSATIRVAGDLDVAEECAQEAYVSALQAWTRDGIPERPGAWLTTAARNKALDRLRREATLRRKLPLLVEPATIHPHDPDDREDCVAMDWPDAAVPDDRLRLVFTCCHPTLAPEARVALTLRLVCGVPTSDVARAFLVSESTMAARITRAKKKITEARIPYRVPSRAELPERLDSVLTAVHLLFSTGHTASEGDALVREDLCDRALHLARTLAALLPEQAEARGLLGLLLLTDARRATRTDDQGRLLLLADQDRTRWDHRATVEGLTVTARALAAGPPGRFTLQAAIAGVHAVAPSFEKTDWPRIVHLYDMLIAAWDTPVVALNRAAAVAFADGPAAALPLLDELANDPRLADYPYLPATRADLLRRLGDAAGAAQSYRRAMELTANAAERAFLEQRLTEISRTADAEPATPSPSGSSPN; this is encoded by the coding sequence GTGAAGGCGGACGCGGTCGCAGCCGCGCTCACGGAGGCCCACCGCTCCGAGTGGGCGTTCGTGCTGTCCGCCACGATCCGCGTCGCGGGCGACCTCGACGTCGCGGAGGAGTGCGCGCAGGAGGCGTATGTGAGCGCTCTGCAGGCCTGGACCCGCGACGGCATCCCGGAACGGCCCGGCGCCTGGCTGACCACGGCGGCGCGGAACAAGGCGCTCGACCGGTTGCGGCGCGAAGCCACCCTCCGGCGCAAGCTCCCGCTGCTCGTGGAGCCGGCGACCATCCATCCCCACGACCCGGACGACCGTGAGGACTGTGTTGCCATGGACTGGCCCGATGCCGCGGTGCCGGACGACCGGCTCCGGTTGGTGTTCACCTGCTGCCACCCCACCCTCGCCCCCGAGGCCCGCGTCGCCCTCACCCTGCGCCTGGTCTGCGGCGTCCCCACCTCCGACGTCGCCCGAGCCTTCTTGGTATCCGAGTCCACGATGGCGGCACGGATCACCCGCGCCAAGAAGAAGATCACAGAAGCGCGCATCCCCTACCGGGTCCCGAGCCGCGCCGAGCTGCCCGAGCGCCTGGACAGCGTCCTCACCGCCGTCCACCTGCTCTTCAGCACCGGCCACACGGCCAGCGAAGGGGACGCGCTCGTCCGCGAGGACCTCTGCGACCGAGCCCTGCACCTGGCACGCACCCTCGCCGCGCTGCTCCCCGAGCAGGCCGAGGCACGCGGGCTACTCGGCCTGCTGCTCCTCACCGACGCCCGCCGGGCCACCCGGACCGATGACCAGGGCCGGCTGCTCCTGCTCGCCGACCAGGACCGGACCCGCTGGGACCACCGCGCCACCGTGGAGGGCCTCACCGTGACGGCCCGGGCACTCGCGGCCGGCCCACCGGGGCGGTTCACCCTCCAGGCGGCGATCGCCGGCGTCCACGCGGTGGCTCCGTCCTTCGAGAAAACCGACTGGCCACGCATCGTGCACCTCTACGACATGCTGATCGCGGCCTGGGACACCCCAGTGGTCGCACTCAATCGGGCCGCCGCCGTGGCATTCGCAGACGGACCAGCCGCCGCACTGCCACTCCTCGACGAGCTGGCGAACGACCCCCGGCTCGCCGACTACCCCTACCTTCCCGCCACACGGGCCGACCTGCTACGTCGCCTCGGCGACGCCGCCGGCGCGGCTCAGTCCTACCGGCGCGCGATGGAGCTCACGGCGAACGCCGCGGAGCGCGCCTTCCTCGAGCAGCGCCTCACGGAGATCAGCCGCACCGCCGACGCCGAGCCTGCGACGCCAAGCCCAAGCGGATCAAGTCCGAACTGA
- a CDS encoding Ig-like domain-containing protein has protein sequence MHPNDHRRQFRRPPRSSRSAAAALAVVLPVSVLALAQAPASAAPLPADYSGSASAQLLDLDVALVGQSLAGLQVGDSAASAISDVDGTSGSSATSANIAAAVAGQNLPLNRITADQAPFDADSQTVVPLNLQPLLGLGAITGDVSSSWAGTNQCVQANGGVRPLATSQTTLAGGTVAQVLGSSVVTVEASDTTTTTALVDDGAGGADVVSRATTTVGDVVLFGGQVRVEVTNDVVLEARSDGTTGTAGFVTPPTIVATVGSQQVPIPLNGNPVNIGAPGNPLLRATIRAFNPTAQSTGATGRATLDALFSIDLEVLPVIPGATLADVSLAVAPMAASATAPAGGVECDGGPSSGSIAPPAITSPAANASVTDSTPAVSGTGSPGATVTVREGGTTLCTTTVAPNGSWTCSPTTPLGAGPHTITATQSQGGTTSTAAQVTFTVVPDTSDSDGDGVPNNEEVANGSDPNNPDSDGDGLTDGDEVNVHGTNPTVKDTDADGLTDGQEVTGVTIRERFEVCGTKARTSITVKPDPLRKDTDKDGLSDGKEVKGVKVKQKVRIPQGRSIKIGLTRTNPTKKDTDRDGLKDKVELKGTANKRFRKAKTDPSKCDTDQGGVSDGAEVKARSNPADIRSTPRNPRGRANAAG, from the coding sequence ATGCACCCGAACGACCACCGCCGGCAGTTCCGCCGGCCCCCACGTTCGTCCCGGTCGGCTGCAGCCGCCCTGGCCGTCGTCCTGCCCGTCTCCGTCCTCGCACTGGCTCAGGCGCCGGCGTCGGCCGCGCCGCTGCCGGCGGACTACTCGGGCAGCGCCAGTGCCCAGCTGCTCGACCTCGACGTGGCCCTCGTCGGCCAGTCGCTGGCGGGACTCCAGGTCGGTGACAGCGCTGCCTCGGCCATCAGCGACGTCGACGGCACCAGCGGCTCGTCCGCGACCTCGGCCAACATCGCGGCCGCAGTCGCGGGGCAGAACCTTCCGCTCAACCGCATCACTGCCGACCAGGCCCCTTTCGACGCTGATTCCCAGACGGTGGTGCCACTCAACCTGCAGCCCCTCCTGGGCCTCGGAGCGATCACGGGCGACGTCTCGTCCAGCTGGGCCGGCACCAACCAGTGCGTCCAGGCGAACGGCGGCGTACGCCCGCTCGCGACCTCGCAGACCACCCTTGCCGGTGGCACCGTCGCTCAGGTCCTCGGCAGCTCGGTCGTCACCGTGGAGGCGTCCGACACGACCACCACCACGGCGCTCGTCGACGACGGGGCCGGCGGTGCCGACGTCGTCTCCCGCGCCACCACCACTGTCGGCGACGTCGTGCTCTTCGGCGGACAGGTACGCGTCGAGGTCACCAACGACGTCGTCCTGGAGGCCCGCTCGGACGGCACCACCGGCACCGCCGGCTTCGTCACTCCCCCGACCATCGTCGCCACCGTCGGCTCGCAGCAGGTGCCGATCCCGCTGAACGGCAACCCCGTCAACATCGGCGCGCCCGGCAACCCGCTGCTCCGAGCGACCATCCGCGCCTTCAACCCGACCGCGCAGTCCACGGGCGCCACCGGCCGGGCCACCCTCGACGCGCTGTTCAGCATCGACCTCGAGGTCCTGCCCGTCATCCCCGGCGCGACTCTCGCCGACGTGTCGCTGGCGGTCGCTCCCATGGCTGCGTCCGCCACCGCACCCGCCGGTGGCGTCGAGTGCGACGGCGGCCCGTCCTCCGGGTCCATCGCGCCCCCGGCGATCACGTCGCCCGCGGCGAACGCGTCGGTCACCGACTCCACGCCGGCGGTCTCCGGCACCGGATCGCCCGGCGCCACCGTGACAGTGCGCGAGGGCGGTACGACGCTGTGCACCACGACCGTGGCGCCCAACGGGTCGTGGACGTGCTCCCCCACGACGCCTCTCGGTGCCGGTCCCCACACCATCACCGCGACGCAGAGCCAGGGCGGCACCACGAGCACTGCGGCCCAGGTCACCTTCACCGTCGTCCCCGACACCAGCGACTCCGACGGCGACGGCGTGCCGAACAACGAGGAGGTCGCCAACGGCTCGGACCCCAACAATCCCGACTCCGACGGTGACGGCCTCACCGACGGCGACGAGGTCAACGTCCACGGCACCAACCCGACCGTGAAGGACACCGATGCCGACGGCCTCACCGATGGTCAGGAGGTCACCGGTGTCACGATCCGCGAGCGCTTCGAGGTCTGCGGCACGAAGGCCCGCACGTCGATCACGGTGAAGCCCGACCCGCTGCGCAAGGACACCGACAAGGACGGGCTGAGCGACGGCAAGGAGGTCAAGGGCGTCAAGGTGAAGCAGAAGGTGCGGATCCCCCAGGGCCGCAGCATCAAGATCGGGCTCACCCGCACCAACCCGACGAAGAAGGACACCGACCGCGACGGCTTGAAGGACAAGGTGGAGCTCAAGGGCACCGCCAACAAGCGGTTCAGGAAGGCCAAGACTGACCCCAGCAAGTGCGACACCGACCAGGGTGGCGTCTCGGACGGAGCCGAGGTGAAGGCCAGGTCCAACCCGGCCGACATCAGGTCCACCCCGCGCAACCCCCGAGGACGCGCGAACGCCGCAGGCTGA
- a CDS encoding SRPBCC family protein produces the protein MAAIPTAWHVRPPASFDGKIRHMSRLGGGPPIYVSIDIEASMDEVWRMTQDTDLHPRWNARFSSITPTAELSGGGQRFRYELRLPGHVLTGEGTSVGEKRRPDGSRTSALRFATDDRLSPLGDGRGYWRYEPTPSGVRFTTGYNYRPGWGGLVDRLVLRRCVGWLTAWSFDRLRIWAERGQEPERWPLHSVLWWWRPERPRAARCRRRASDGRVMDAAPATLDELEAP, from the coding sequence GTGGCCGCGATTCCGACCGCGTGGCACGTGCGCCCACCGGCGAGCTTCGATGGCAAGATCCGGCACATGTCGCGACTCGGGGGTGGTCCGCCGATCTACGTCTCGATAGACATCGAGGCATCCATGGACGAGGTGTGGCGGATGACCCAGGACACCGACCTTCATCCGCGGTGGAACGCACGGTTCAGCTCGATCACACCCACCGCCGAGCTGTCGGGCGGCGGTCAGCGCTTCCGGTACGAGCTCCGACTCCCGGGACACGTGCTGACGGGGGAGGGCACCAGCGTGGGCGAGAAGCGCCGACCCGACGGGTCAAGGACGTCAGCGCTGCGATTCGCCACGGACGACCGACTTTCTCCTCTCGGCGACGGGCGTGGCTACTGGCGTTATGAGCCGACTCCTTCGGGGGTGCGGTTCACCACCGGCTACAACTACCGCCCGGGGTGGGGCGGGTTGGTCGATCGGCTCGTGCTGCGCCGTTGCGTCGGGTGGTTGACGGCGTGGAGCTTCGACCGGCTTCGCATCTGGGCTGAGCGGGGCCAGGAGCCCGAACGGTGGCCGCTCCACTCCGTGCTGTGGTGGTGGCGGCCCGAACGTCCGCGAGCCGCGCGATGTCGGCGACGCGCCTCTGACGGCCGCGTGATGGACGCGGCACCCGCGACCCTGGACGAGCTGGAGGCTCCGTGA
- a CDS encoding cupin domain-containing protein, translating into MDMLPVETPVVLNSGERLAMGTDEFVVLADCARTGGALFAGLVKMPPGGGPPVMHRHDPGEVYHVLEGEFAFYVGPPGGDIRRTVVSAGEVMSLAGGTPHTIRNESDAGAVAFVVHAPGAPMEGFTRAAAALAEDGDTTMAAVLDIAAEHGIELLGPPVE; encoded by the coding sequence ATGGACATGCTACCTGTCGAAACGCCAGTTGTGTTGAATTCCGGAGAGCGGCTCGCCATGGGCACGGATGAGTTCGTCGTGCTCGCCGACTGCGCCCGTACGGGCGGCGCCCTCTTCGCCGGACTCGTCAAGATGCCGCCTGGCGGCGGTCCGCCCGTGATGCACCGCCACGACCCAGGCGAGGTCTACCACGTCCTTGAAGGCGAGTTCGCCTTCTACGTCGGCCCACCCGGGGGCGACATCCGTCGGACGGTGGTCAGCGCCGGAGAAGTCATGTCGTTGGCCGGCGGCACCCCGCACACGATCCGCAACGAGTCCGACGCCGGCGCCGTCGCGTTCGTCGTCCACGCACCGGGGGCACCCATGGAAGGGTTCACCCGAGCAGCCGCAGCATTGGCCGAAGACGGCGACACCACCATGGCGGCCGTGCTCGACATCGCCGCCGAGCACGGGATCGAGCTACTCGGCCCCCCGGTCGAGTAG
- a CDS encoding GNAT family N-acetyltransferase has protein sequence MASTPEQDLRVRPVRDEDFGQWRALYGKYAAFYGVAQSDDMARQVWSWLCDPSHDVSGLVVEDDGHTLVGLAHFRPFARPLSATIGCFLDDLFVDSAVRGAGAADLMLTELSRIASANSWSVVRWITADDNYRGRGKYDQYASRTTWVTYDMEPAPRA, from the coding sequence ATGGCGTCCACACCAGAACAGGACCTGCGGGTTCGCCCTGTGCGCGACGAGGACTTCGGCCAGTGGCGAGCGCTCTACGGGAAGTACGCCGCGTTCTACGGAGTGGCGCAGTCAGACGACATGGCTCGGCAGGTGTGGTCATGGCTCTGCGACCCGAGCCACGACGTGAGTGGCCTCGTGGTGGAGGACGACGGCCACACCCTGGTGGGGCTGGCGCACTTCAGACCGTTCGCTCGGCCGCTGTCGGCCACGATCGGGTGCTTCCTGGACGACCTCTTCGTCGACTCCGCCGTACGCGGCGCAGGCGCAGCCGACCTCATGCTCACCGAGCTCTCCCGGATCGCCAGCGCCAACAGCTGGAGTGTCGTTCGGTGGATCACCGCGGACGACAACTACCGGGGTCGCGGGAAGTACGACCAGTACGCATCCCGCACGACCTGGGTCACGTACGACATGGAGCCCGCGCCGCGCGCCTGA
- a CDS encoding VOC family protein yields the protein MQTQQRTYPAGVTSWVDLEQPDLGATQAFYGGLFGWQFEVVGGGEYVIARLDGRDAAGLGEGDGDGSTWTTYVAVDDADAATARVAAAGGTVVEPVGVVGSAGRMAVVEDPAGARFRLWEAGHRLGAQVTNAPGSWNFSDLHGVDADTVERFYADVFGWVVTDVGFGRMIRRPGYGDHVAATVDPGIHERQAGVSVPDGFADAIGWIVARDPEESPHWHVTFTVADRDAAAADVVRLGGTVLASDDTDWTRTARVRDPQGAQLTLSQFSPPSG from the coding sequence ATGCAGACACAGCAGCGGACCTATCCCGCGGGCGTCACGTCCTGGGTCGACCTGGAGCAGCCCGACCTCGGCGCCACGCAGGCGTTCTACGGAGGGTTGTTCGGGTGGCAGTTCGAGGTGGTGGGCGGCGGCGAGTACGTCATCGCCCGGCTTGACGGTCGAGACGCGGCGGGGCTGGGTGAGGGCGACGGCGACGGCAGCACGTGGACGACGTACGTCGCGGTGGACGACGCCGACGCGGCGACCGCGCGCGTCGCAGCGGCGGGCGGAACCGTCGTCGAGCCGGTGGGCGTGGTCGGTTCGGCCGGGCGGATGGCCGTGGTCGAGGACCCGGCCGGGGCCCGGTTCCGGCTCTGGGAGGCCGGGCACCGGCTCGGCGCGCAGGTCACCAACGCGCCCGGATCGTGGAACTTCAGCGACCTGCACGGGGTCGACGCCGACACGGTCGAGCGCTTTTACGCCGACGTGTTCGGCTGGGTCGTGACGGACGTCGGGTTCGGCCGAATGATCCGCCGCCCCGGCTACGGTGACCACGTGGCGGCCACGGTCGATCCGGGCATCCACGAGCGCCAGGCCGGCGTCTCCGTGCCCGACGGCTTCGCCGACGCGATCGGCTGGATCGTCGCCCGCGACCCCGAGGAGAGCCCTCACTGGCACGTGACGTTCACCGTCGCCGACCGTGACGCTGCGGCCGCCGATGTCGTACGGCTGGGCGGAACCGTCCTGGCCTCCGACGACACCGACTGGACCCGGACGGCCCGCGTCCGAGACCCCCAGGGGGCGCAGCTCACGCTCAGCCAGTTCAGCCCGCCGTCCGGCTGA
- a CDS encoding SDR family NAD(P)-dependent oxidoreductase, with protein sequence MTSNTYDFHGRTVLVTGGGTGIGRAIAEAFIANGANVAISGRRREKLDEVLTGHPADRTLAVEADVADDASAAAMVRAVVDRFGSLDVVVNNAAAYTNGAFDELALEDWQAIRATNIDGFVHVARHALPELERSGGNLVVVGSVSGLRGDWSQAAYNATKAAIMNFVQSLALDYGPRGVRLNAVAPALTITDLTRAVEEDDQALAAATNRIALGRPGRPDDIAPAVLFLASSDAAYITGAWLAVDGGTSASTGQAH encoded by the coding sequence ATGACCTCCAACACCTATGACTTCCACGGTCGCACCGTCCTTGTCACCGGCGGCGGTACCGGCATCGGCCGCGCGATCGCGGAAGCATTCATCGCGAACGGGGCGAACGTTGCCATCAGCGGTCGCCGGCGCGAGAAGCTCGACGAGGTCCTGACCGGACACCCCGCCGACCGCACGCTGGCCGTCGAGGCCGACGTCGCCGACGACGCCTCGGCGGCCGCCATGGTGCGGGCCGTGGTGGACCGCTTCGGGTCGCTCGATGTCGTCGTCAACAACGCCGCGGCGTACACGAACGGCGCCTTCGACGAGCTCGCCCTCGAGGACTGGCAGGCGATCCGTGCGACCAACATCGACGGGTTCGTGCACGTCGCCCGCCACGCGCTGCCTGAGCTGGAGCGCTCGGGCGGCAACCTCGTCGTCGTCGGCTCGGTCTCGGGGCTGCGCGGCGACTGGTCGCAGGCGGCCTACAACGCCACCAAGGCCGCGATCATGAACTTCGTGCAGTCGCTCGCCCTCGACTATGGCCCGCGCGGAGTCAGGCTCAACGCCGTGGCCCCCGCCCTCACGATCACCGACCTGACTCGGGCCGTCGAGGAGGACGACCAGGCGCTGGCCGCGGCCACCAACCGGATTGCTCTGGGTCGTCCCGGGCGGCCCGATGACATCGCGCCGGCGGTGCTGTTCCTGGCCAGCTCGGACGCCGCCTACATCACGGGCGCCTGGCTGGCCGTCGACGGCGGTACGTCAGCGAGCACGGGTCAGGCGCACTGA
- a CDS encoding DUF4166 domain-containing protein: MSSIFEGGMGDDFQRLHPMLQRRFGVGLEAGYASVGRGTMRRIRRGPWWTVPFLQLGRLRNILVPDIGTDVPFVIHNYPYRDPLGREAVTFVREYWIGGRARRFDATMVRASDGHVLDYLGSHQHLVVDLDLSVEDDGSLLLRSGAQRFYEGRVGFSFPMLFSGRAELRERYDDEGDVFRVDLTVTNPVFGFLFGYDGEFTCEFLDARDAPAVLKPSRYERRE, translated from the coding sequence GTGAGCAGCATCTTCGAAGGTGGGATGGGCGATGACTTCCAGCGCCTGCACCCCATGCTGCAGCGACGGTTCGGCGTAGGGCTGGAGGCGGGGTACGCGTCCGTCGGGCGCGGCACCATGCGGCGGATCCGGCGCGGTCCGTGGTGGACCGTGCCCTTCCTCCAGCTCGGTCGGTTGCGCAACATCCTGGTGCCGGACATCGGCACCGATGTGCCATTCGTCATCCACAACTATCCATACCGCGATCCGCTGGGGCGCGAGGCCGTGACCTTCGTCCGGGAGTACTGGATCGGCGGGCGAGCACGACGCTTCGACGCCACGATGGTGCGAGCGTCTGACGGTCACGTCCTCGACTACCTCGGCAGCCACCAGCACCTCGTCGTGGACCTCGATCTGAGCGTCGAGGACGACGGCAGTCTGCTGCTGCGGTCCGGCGCGCAGCGCTTCTACGAGGGTCGCGTCGGCTTCTCGTTCCCGATGCTGTTCAGCGGACGAGCCGAGCTGCGGGAACGGTACGACGACGAAGGCGACGTCTTCCGGGTCGACCTCACTGTCACCAACCCGGTGTTCGGCTTCCTCTTCGGCTACGACGGGGAGTTCACCTGTGAGTTCCTGGACGCACGCGACGCACCGGCAGTCCTAAAGCCGTCGAGGTATGAGCGTCGGGAGTAG